The stretch of DNA ACTCTTAACATGCTTATATATCATCATAAGGGATGCCTTCAAAAACCTTAGCAATACTATTTAACAGGATGATAAAGATATAGTTTTGAATgccattttttttaacttttttatgtattggagaAATTGTTGTCATTTTTAAGATATCCAGAAAATATACCTGTTCAATCTACATATTAAACAAAAACGCCAGAGGTTTAGCTAAGGGTTCTGCCAATCTCTTATAGATATAGGGTGATATTTTATCAGGACAAGAAGATTTTTTgggtttaagttttttaatactaTTTACAACATCCAGTTCTGtgatatatttaaaggtaaatgaACCCCACTCAGTACTGTGAGAGTGACAATGTGTGCAGTCAGATGTATCATACACTGATGCAAAATATTTGGCAAAGGCATTTGCAATATCAAATGGTGTATTAAACTTGGAGTTGTTTAATGTCATTTCTATGGAAATTCCACTACTTTTATATTTGGACTTAAAGAAAGTTCAGAATTTGTTTgaacttctaaaaatcatacgaatatgCTGAATTTTACGGAGATTGTCAATATTGGGACTTAAAAATATGCAAACAAGTTTACCACTCCTATCCCCTGGCTACCCCAAGCCCCCCCTCCCGCGCAGGGGaggaaaaaacggaaaaaattgaagaggaaacgaggaaatGTAGTTGaggtaattttgaacaaaaatgtttattagcactttttgtgtagaatgagcCGTTCTAaaagaaacaacgcttgaagcaaccggcgattttgaatgtcttTTACGCgctcgaaatcaattttaaataaaatttgtaggtCAAATCGACTCAATCAGCTAACGACTGGACTAACTTGGTTTTTACCTTTACCTGAACCCGCGATCACTGACCatgttagaaaaaatctaacaaaatttcatcaaactcaaacaaaattcgtAAAATAgtttgcaaggcaaagcagacgttgataaagatgttagtagagacatggggaatctaaaatttgcattccacgacatgtctcctcaactaagtagaaatcattagcgaattggtttcttgtactcatacagagtagatccgaataaaatgaaaaagacagtcaagatttgatttcacgtacaaagcgtctatgtatctgtttatacgtatttcgccttaataaggctcatcagaacagctattcataggcgttctcaacgtgaaaaataaatctttcctgtctttaagaagcaacactaaaatggcttcgaaacgaacgcaatagcgacatctgataacaaaaccgtaaaatagtttcgaaacacaattcagatttctgctttaatctgagccttctaaaaattgcaaggcaaagcagacgttgatgaagatgttaatagagacatggggaatctaaaatttgcattccacgacatgtctcctcaactaagcagaaatcattagcgaattggtttctttgTCTCCCCcaaaactattttacggatttattatcagatgtcgctattgcgtccgtttcgaagccattttagtgttgcttcttaaagacagaataattctggggctattagagttaacctactgcattaTTTTATATCTGTTCTACTACAtctaattgttttccaggcttctttacttcttgctgtacccataaaattttctacgttatcgcaggctttattccacatctcatttttagctttatttacctctttttttacttctttgtttaagctgttgtactgttgtcgatagtaagggtcctttgttgctagccatttgttatatatattcttcttcttccccacaagatcttctatttctttatttcaccattcatttctattttttatgttatccatttctccaatagcttccattACAGCTTCGTCAAGTGCTTTCATAATTTCGTTGTACGTATTAATTGGTGAGGAgtaacaaacatcgtgcaatttcagattcaacctcattcgatacagaaactgggtagactcattttcaaaaccttgtagattatatctctttgttgaaatgtcttgcagtatcattgttctttcgttttcattttgtcgttGGCTTCCTTTAAATGCAAATAGTAGTGATGGTTTAAGCAAATGGTGATcagatccacattctgctcctcgatggactctaacgttattaacctttattgtggagttttctttgcataaacagtaatcgattattgatttcaaattcctcgttggctgaatccacgtgaatttatgaatatccttgtgctgataatatccattcattatctttaaattcatatgatcacagaaacttattaatctctcaacgtttttatttattttttcttctccaaatggaccgaCCACTTTGCTATTTACTTTTCTTCCGGTTCTAGCATTTATGTCACCTAGTAGAATTACTTCCTTCCTAGTTCCAATACTCTCTACCAGGTCCGTCAATTCGTCGTAAAATTTATCCTTTACCTCGTCCTTTTCATCTTCAGAAGGTGCATATGCGCCCACTACCACTATGTCACGTCCTTTTAGCTTCATCTCAACTTTTATTAGCCTTTCGTTTATTTGTTCCCAGTTCTTAATATTTTGTGACAGCCTTTTCTTTATCAATATACTTACATCTGCTGCTGCTCTTCTGTCTTTTCCTACTCCACTATAGAAATGAACAAAATCTTTAAACTCGTCTGTccctttccctttcttttttgtttctgtaagGACTGTTACATCTAATTGAAATCTCTTAATTTCTTTCAACACCTCATCAAGCTTAGTCCGAATACCTTGCACATTCCATGTTCCAAAACTCATTAACCCTTTTTCGTAAGCTGGGTCGTTTCCATCGAAGACCGTCCGGCGTTTTCTTTCTAGGATTTTTTGcaatacagttttttttttcgtgTGATGGGGAGCAGGCCCATCGCCACAACTTCCAATCCTGGTGGACCGAGAAGATTTCTGTAGGGGCCTTCTACCCTTAGCCGAGTGGCCCCAGTTTTTGGGCGCTGGAGACTCGCCCTCACCCTTCTCATTCTGAGATAGGATTTGCTGACTATGTGTTAGTTGTTCTATACTTTGAGACGTTTCTTGGTATTTGTGATACCCACATATTATCGGCATCAGTAAGTACCCCAAGATCTAAGTCAGCCGTTTCACCCTCCTCCTTTCTCAACCGGGCTTGGGACCGACTTTGGCGTATTTtggagtatttttgtttattagacatatatatttcttaattttttggatttaatttaaGGTTAAGGTTGGCCCAACGTGTACAGGGGCTATTAAATAAAATCTAACAGTTCAGTGATCTTGTTACACATGGGAAGGTCAGTGATTGTGGGTTAACGACATCTCTTTTACACGTTGTTGTAGTTATATAAGTTGtagttatataatatttacttatttttttatactgAAATTTTCCTCATTTATAATAACACACATTTAGATGTCTTATGACAAAATATtactaatacatttttatttttatttatagtgttCCAAGTCCAAAAAAAATGGAGAAACTTGAGAGATAGCTTCCGGAAAGACTTAAACATTAGAAGAGAAATAAAGCCAGCAAGAAATTCTAGTAAAGTGAAACGTGAATATATTTACTATAGGTCCATGTTATTTTTGGAACCATATATTAAACGAGACGAGGGGGAATACAAGTCTTACCAAAAGCCAGATAATGAAGTAGATGAAGAGGAGGAGGAAGAAACACAAGAGGCTGAGGTACTTAAGTTTGAAAGCGAAGAGTCACAATATACAGACACTTCTGTGCCTGCTATAAGTAAAAAGAAAGCAAAACTCAATACCCAATTTGATAATCAATCTCCCGTGTTTGAGGTATGGGATGGATTTCAGAATGGAGATGTTAATGatgataataatttttatttgcataatgaaatagatggagatagatattttttgttatcGCTGATACCATCTTTTAGGAATCTTTCACAACAACAGAAATTGTCTGTTAGGGTAGAATTTTTAcaagttttacaaaaatatagTAGTTTTACTCCCATGCAAGATCCTTTAAATGAGTCACGACCAGATTAGTTTGTTACACAATTTATAGAAATATACACTGCTCAGAAAATAAGGAAATATTTTCTTTCTCTGAACTGTCACTTCACTGATCGTACATATTTCTAGAtcgcaataaatatttttgtttgacaTGAACCATGAGGCGCCTGTTCTAGAGCGTAACACTTTGGATTGAAATCTTTCCATTATGGATAAGTTGGATTTTGCTTCTGTATCCCCACGGTTTGAGTATTCTGTTGTATACCAACAGTTTGTTACGAATAGACAACTTCGATGTTCTGCCCAGTATCCAATAATGTTTACGAAATTTTAAGTTCAATTTTTGGTGCTTTTTCCATATATGGGTTCTTCATGTCAAAGTTTTGTTCAGATCCATTCCAAGGTATTAAACGCTTTCAGCTTGTGGAATtgctttgttatttatttatttatttttagtaatttatttaatacacaGGATAACCttttaacagtttaaattacaatatcacagttaggattcaaaacttgaaaatataaaatcaatatcaaaaagtttaaaaaataaactaaaaatcttactaaaaatataacaagaacaaaattcatcaataccaatatacatatcacaaaacaagagatctttttaactgagttaaagttataatgaaaatatcaaaatcgaaaacatttaatagccccatgtatgtatccaatgggttgtgaataccataggttgttATGTGGAAAGGGTtattgaaaacattgtggtaacgtagagcttgatggggaacattaaagttaatatggcttaacaggtttggacaatcaataaatccatgtatgatcttatatataGTTCCTGATATATCACGACGGTTCTGGAGTGAGGGTAAAGATAATTGTTTAAAACGATACGGGAATAATCATGATGTTCAATAATAGTGTTAAAATGGTAAAcacaatatctcaaaaatgtATGCTGGACTCTTTCTATGGTACCAATCTaccaatattgttctgaaaatagggtgaccaaataactgaacagtattccaaaatagttcgaactaagcaacaatacagtgatgagtgtcttacaacccggcaaaatagcggaaaggatagaagacagattaagttgtgagagagtatgagataaagctagttcttagacgtggctatttgacttcagtcataattatacggatgacctcgaaaatattttattttaataatttctgatgttagaataaatgattgaataaattaagatatattatagtaaaaaacattaattagtagcgattttaaattataaatctttaagtttatttaataataaaaataactcaactaaAATATTTGACTAAAATAAAGGTAGGTAAGTTCATTccaaaaacaattattgtatgtggaattggtgttATAGTTAGAtacgtggtctattgacaagaagattggggttcaattcacaccaaggataaaatttttgttttactcaatcaaaaaataatagaaaatatgatacatattaggtaacaagttttcgaaaaactcattatttacaatttattcttattccaatgttataaaatagaaataccaaataattcaaattcaattccagttttacagtcttcagttgtgaatgcaaaataatccggtgaagactgtttaatgtcaaatccatcactaaaatctcagtgttaatatcaattcctctgtacaggtaatgattttcaaaacaattgacaacattgtaatggatgcgcgccaacagctgcctgctttacagctaaccaaatcatcaagccatcaaataataacatatcgagaagtgtttttgcactctaaacagaaactttttattgaaaaaacaattcgtgaaaatggttttaacggtcgaggaaaaagtgcaaattgttgtctggcatatgaatggattatcagacaacatgattagacaacaatttgtaaatatgtttccaagcacgatcaacaattcagtctattatacgtaatttttttacttatggatccgtgttcgctccaagaggagttcgcagggaggtaaatccagatttggaactaagggacactttgatttgtgcaagtcttgagcaaaatcctacccaatcaacatctcgtctcggagaacaatatggaatttcaagatttagagtaggaaaaattttgaaaagacatggacaccgtccctataaacttcataaatccaacaaacaattccctggggatcaatatagacgtttagaattttgttaaactgcaatggaaatgtcacatcaatgtgaacattttttagagaacgttttgttcaccgatgaatgtacgttttcattataTAAACGttacaattcaatgaatgctcgttattggtctcgaggaaatcctcgtcagatttatgtcgctcgtacccagcgtcctcgaaaagtaaatgtttggggaggcataatagggaatcatgtcattggtccattttttatagacggtatgttgactgggcggaaatacttggaacttctgcaaaatcaaattgtcccagcccttcgtaatttaccaatacctttcgattccatatggtttcaacgcgatggttgtcctgcacataattctcgcatcgtcagtgaatatctcagtgcgacttttcctaatcgattgattagtggccacggagatattttttggcctgcaagatcacctgatctggcaccttgtgatttttttatgtggcgatatatcaagtccaaactatatggaattgaagacgataggcctaattccctccaagaattaagagaaaagatctctgattcaatgagaggtattagtccagaaacattaactaatgttagacgaaacttttataatagattgggttattgttctgctgctaatggaggcttattcgaacattttttgtaaatacatttcattagaataaaatacgtttatttagaatatttttatagaatttctacctatttaaacattttctgtaagtacatttatttagaacgttcttttatgtgtgaagaatttttactttattttcgaaagtaagacattgttttttcaataagattttcatgtcttactataaacacttctaataaagactgaaataaatgtttagtgatttaaagcaaaacgatataatatctgtataatttcaaattttaatttttaaaaaagtaaaaccttggGAATCGTACTCTGAGCGCCTGCATcagaacatcgtgccttgaactctgatccatcagacttttatgatcctttagtgacagtttgggttattgttctgctgctaatgaaggcttatttgaacatattataaatacgtttatttacaatatttttttttatttttgtagaatatttacttatttaaacattcattaaccgttcttttaattttgaagaatttttactttattttcgaaagtacgacgatactgttttttcaataagatatttatgtttaactttaaacacttctaacactagtaacgactgacataaatgtttagtgattcaaagcaaaacaatctctggataatttcaaattattaggAAAAAATCATttgttttgaactctaatcgacTTCGGCGTCTGTGtcgcagtgtcgaattcttaccactaatccacgaaggattgataattattccgtgacaagagtgtatgaaactcctcaaatcgtagtagaaattattcttggttaataatttaaaactttagattaaataatcactattaattaaattattttattcacacttttgctttattgtggtcaatcagtttttactttatgcgaaattaaaaaatggaaatacgtcacacatacgacgttacacataataattatgaccgaggtgatttagctcgaagctaacgtctaaaggtgtgagactatcgatagtggtaatgtaatgtaatgtaaattataggtttctaatgattatttcccacctctacgagtttcatctctttttatttcacaaggtaactgtgttttctatctcttacgttaaaaagccgggtggtaagacactcatcactgtatactaaTCTTGTTGAGTCAGTGGAAAAATACTTGCAATTCCTAGCAAGGAGACCAAGAAGTTAAGATGCGTTTATTGAAATAAGAGTTTATAtggtcacagaaagtaagctCATCAAAAAGTACACATAAATCccgaatagaagaaacataatttaGTGACTGATTATTAATAGTGTAGCTTGTTTCAATTCTATTAACTCTtcaagaaaaacttataaaacatttttttacatttaagtggagtttgttctgattgcaccaattttgtaATCTCTGTCTAAGTCATCTTGCAACAAGGCTTGATCTTTTAAGTTATCTACAACTTTCCAAATTTTCAAGTGATCTGccaacattagacatttgctatttaggaaacaggaagtaatgtcgttaacgaagatattaaaaagaagtggagaagTGTCCCTCCTTGGGGAACTCCAGATGTTACTGAGATACTGTCAGACATATGACAACCTAACTTGACTCTTTGACTTCTACAGAGTTTTAATCCATTCAACAAACCTGACATGAAAGACTACTttaattaatttgcccaaaaCTATTTTTAGATCTACACAGATTGATAGCAAACCAAGTTTGTTGCAGTggattttttgctatgaaaaccatGTGATTGAGATATTAAGCCTTTACATAACCAAGAAAGTTACTTTGCTATAAGACGGTCGAAGAGCTTAGAGATTGCAGATTGTATACAAATGCTACTATAATGTTAAATATTGTCTTCctgaccatttttaaatataggaacaaCATAACTTTCTTTCCATGAAGAAAGAAACGTTGAGGTTTCCAGAGATCTATTAAACAATTTAACAACGGCATTACAAGGGTACAGacacacttttttaataaaaaattggcACTCCATCTGGGCCAGCAGTAAGCTTATTGGGCAGCTCATTTATGCCATTAAAAATATCAGTTATGGTAATCTTAGAAGGACAAATATGTGTACTAAAGTTGCTATTTAACGGATGG from Diabrotica undecimpunctata isolate CICGRU chromosome 4, icDiaUnde3, whole genome shotgun sequence encodes:
- the LOC140440037 gene encoding uncharacterized protein, coding for MAEDFCFRVESLITAVEKRPILYNKKHRDYNNKEDKEQAWMDVCAEILPQWYDYGEAERNSKLFQVQKKWRNLRDSFRKDLNIRREIKPARNSSKVKREYIYYRSMLFLEPYIKRDEGEYKSYQKPDNEVDEEEEEETQEAEVLKFESEESQYTDTSVPAISKKKAKLNTQFDNQSPVFEVWDGFQNGDVNDDNNFYLHNEIDGDRYFLLSLIPSFRNLSQQQKLSVRVEFLQVLQKYSSFTPMQDPLNESRPD